In Daphnia pulex isolate KAP4 chromosome 7, ASM2113471v1, one genomic interval encodes:
- the LOC124196737 gene encoding coiled-coil domain-containing protein CG32809-like isoform X3, which produces MTTMPMLSHSNSLMDDDPGMMSEAETSATGFRRGSKQRATLPVVRTPSKTLERPLGLVFLQFRHETKRALLPNEITTLDTVRALFVRSFARQLSMEYFDSNNVHIYIHDPNQDMFYELEDLRDIRDRSILRLFETDELKQPFNFQSALPISLSQLSFLDDGEALLDANDLDQPLDRCNPRLMISSPLSSGTWDEMSYFSEPEFDSDYRPQHVHKAKTRTAKPMMGLANGRQSIPVPAAPVNHGSTVSLIQPPPNMPPRNLQGRSALHRSYSIAAEQTPSPLRIDRNAMSPVKVARDYATSVPSSDQSARWNEQQQHGAEVIHGFFPCSQQALPPQVPPRPPERSFHNYSNLSNLKPSYGASSSSLAIASNAVIGPALSRSPVFGNGFNDLRNSQSSVFQSGIADPALVDEQTRKRMEQVERKLASLTGLVQTALTSAVGVHVQLSDNDLDSDTNSSGLPLRIPPVEPESKPTKPAIKSSTLPRASSQVSVYKGDSDWIGSVETYTQLRLLQKNARELRSEMRSLRRLSQAQLSAVNEAVKDTIQIMKKTFLENSDVITNALCDNDSSNVETTLRNVHRQEDNYQKEMKQLEKDLSELETSVENLRSHVINKKTRVSMADVEQLATLLSRSSKSVDQLKTQFPVLEESIKGALTLQLDKQAEDNQFLTETPNKLENTIGRCKKLTSTLVTLRRLASVQEQRQPQTSEKSPTSKSYTTSVTVDTPSNVIRNPPQQGISWNEFAQQSDCNDAFTASLELYPTYRADVSEPGIVDATSRNDSRSFHQCGDQSQRTEPRSPNALDTLLDELKHYSETTNPDMGSPQIVTAKTGSGQRTQALQPTLAMQPILKPPVPTSTSYAESSVDGVVSSTCIGNPTSGRRRAPPPPPPRTSSRSPLASPLRTNHKFNPRPLPSLPATVENNHFTMPLVTTVTSVSPQSQTRSTSILSADSKVVKTNKGRLPVPTQTKEKLVESHDVLLRYKCASSANSSLSRRTSEADIDNMITTCGDSGVPLTLPGSPKRDTLESRHQELLKTQKHLQEQYDRLQRFHGTQIMPVPSVNEKLQFIVPPSPQFTVQVVSEAYATPEGQLHLQTDTDRCDSETSENKHLQNTENQAMINVVAIDNRTPQNVNQSKDHSIETKDQQSITSSIDADGGKGRDYTFISILLDNAHETDIL; this is translated from the exons ATGACGACGATGCCAATGCTGTCGCACAGCAATTCACTAATGGACGACGATCCGGGGATGATGTCGGAAGCCGAAACCTCGGCGACGGGATTTCGGCGCGGCTCAAAGCAACGGGCCACACTGCCGGTGGTCCGCACGCCCTCCAAGACTCTCGAGCGCCCATTAG GATTGGTTTTCTTACAATTCCGGCACGAGACGAAACGGGCCCTGCTGCCCAATGAAATCACGACGCTGGACACGGTCCGGGCTCTGTTCGTCCGCTCGTTCGCCCGCCAGCTGAGCATGGAGTATTTTGATTCCAACAACGTTCACATCTACATTCACGATCCTAATCAGGATATGTTTTACGAGCTAGAAGATCTCAG GGATATACGGGACAGGTCGATCCTGCGTCTCTTCGAGACGGACGAGCTGAAGCAGCCGTTCAACTTCCAGTCGGCCTTGCCCATTTCGCTGTCGCAGTTGTCCTTTCTCGACGACGGCGAGGCGCTGCTGGACGCCAACGACTTGGATCAGCCGCTGGATCGATGCAACCCGCGACTGATGATCAGCTCGCCGCTCTCATCGGGCACCTGGGACGAGATGTCTTACTTCAGCGAACCTGAATTCGACTCCGACTATCGACCCCAACACGTTCACAAAGCCAAG ACTAGGACGGCCAAACCCATGATGGGACTGGCCAACGGCCGCCAATCCATTCCGGTACCAGCAGCGCCTGTGAATCACGGCTCAACGGTGTCCCTCATCCAACCACCGCCCAACATGCCACCGAGAAATCTTCAG GGAAGATCTGCCTTACACCGGTCCTATTCCATTGCGGCGGAGCAGACGCCGTCGCCGCTCAGGATCGATCGCAACGCCATGTCACCTG TCAAAGTTGCCCGGGATTACGCAACTAGTGTTCCCAGCAGCGATCAATCGGCAAGATGgaacgagcagcagcagcacggagCCGAGGTAATCCACGGCTTTTTCCCGTGCTCGCAACAGGCGTTACCGCCTCAAGTGCCGCCGAGACCGCCTGAGCGCTCGTTTCACAATTACAGCAACTTATCGAACCTCAAACCCAGTTACGGAGCCTCATCCTCTTCACTGGCCATTGCAAG CAACGCAGTTATTGGTCCCGCGCTGAGCCGGTCGCCCGTGTTTGGCAACGGATTCAACGACCTTCGAAATTCGCAATCGTCAGTCTTCCAAAGCGGAATAGCTGATCCAGCTTTAGTCGACGAACAGACCAG GAAACGAATGGAGCAAGTTGAACGGAAATTAGCTAGCCTTACCGGTTTAGTGCAAACGGCATTAACCAGTGCCGTCGGAGTCCACGTTCAGCTGTCTGACAATGATTTAGATAGTGACACCAATAGCTCCGGACTTCCCTTGCGTATTCCGCCAGTCGAGCCAG AAAGCAAGCCAACTAAACCTGCCATCAAGTCGTCCACTTTGCCCCGGGCTTCTTCTCAAG TTTCGGTTTACAAAGGAGATTCAG ATTGGATCGGGAGCGTGGAAACGTACACTCAGTTACGCCTGCTGCAGAAAAACGCCAGAGAACTGCGGTCGGAAATGCGAAGCCTGCGCCGCTTGAGTCAGGCCCAACTCTCAGCCGTCAACGAAGCCGTCAAGGACACGATTCAGATCATGAAGAAAACCTTCTTGGAAAACAGTGACGTTATCACGAACGCGCTGTGCGATAACGATTCGTCCAACGTGGAGACAACGCTGAGGAATGTGCACCGACAGGAAGACAActaccaaaaagaaatgaagcaACTGGAGAAAGATCTTAG cGAATTGGAAACTTCGGTTGAGAACTTACGAAGTCACGTAATCAACAAGAAGACCCGAGTGAGCATGGCCGATGTGGAACAACTCGCCACTTTGCTCAGCCGATCCAG tAAATCCGTCGACCAATTGAAGACTCAATTTCCAGTCCTGGAAGAGTCCATCAAAGGTGCGCTTACTTTACAATTGGACAAACAAGCCGAAGACAATCA GTTTCTGACTGAGACGCCGAATAAGTTGGAGAATACCATTGGACGTTGCAAAAAGTTGACGAGTACTTTAGTCACTTTGAGAAG gTTGGCTTCGGTCCAAGAGCAACGACAACCACAAACTTCAGAAAAATCTCCCACATCTAAAAG CTACACCACGTCTGTGACAGTCGATACGCCTTCCAACGTAATCCGCAATCCCCCCCAACAG GGAATCTCGTGGAACGAATTCGCTCAGCAATCCGATTGCAACGATGCCTTTACTGCTTCACTCGAGTTATATCCAACCTATCGTGCCGACGTCTCTGAGCCTGGGATCGTCGACGCAACAAGTCGGAATGACTCCCGGTCCTTTCACCAGTGTGGTGATCAATCGCAACGAACAGAACCTCGATCTCCCAACGCACTCGACACTTTACTAGACGAACTGAAGCATTATTCGGAGACCACCAACCCT GACATGGGATCTCCACAAATTGTCACTGCCAAGACTGGATCTGGGCAAAGAACACAAGCACTTCAGCCAACACTTGCCATGCAACCCATTTTAAAACCCCCTGTACCTACGTCAACTTCCTATGCTGAATCTTCCGTTGACGGCGTCGTCTCCAGCACTTGCATTGGTAATCCGACGAGCGGTCGTCGAAGagctcctcctccacctccaccGCGAACATCTTCTCGATCACCTCTCGCCTCACCTCTTCGTACCAACCATAAGTTCAATCCTCGGCCGTTACCAAGTTTGCCTGCCACAGTGGAAAATAATCACTTTACAATGCCATTGGTCACGACGGTGACGTCGGTGTCGCCCCAGTCTCAAACGCGGAGCACTTCCATTCTATCAGCAGATTCAAAAGTCGTAAAGACTAATAAAGGTCGACTGCCCGTTCCAACtcaaaccaaagaaaaattggttgAGTCACACGACGTTCTTTTGCGCTATAAATGTGCGTCTTCAGCcaattcttctctttctaGACGAACCAGTGAAGCTGATATCGATAACA TGATAACTACTTGTGGTGATAGCGGTGTACCTTTAACGCTACCAGGCTCTCCGAAACGTGATACTCTGGAGTCGCGACATCAAGAACTTCTGAAAACCCAAAAACACCTTCAAGAACAATATGATCGATTACAGAGATTCCATGGCACCCAGATTATGCCTGTCCCATCTGTTAACGAAAAATTGCAATTTATAGTACCACCTTCACCACAATTTACTGTTCAAGTAGTTAGTGAAGCATATGCTACACCCGAGGGACAATTACATTTGCAGACGGATACGGATAGGTGTGATTCAGAAACAAGTGAAAACAAACATTTGCAAAATACTGAGAATCAAGCAATGATAAACGTTGTTGCAATCGATAATAGAACCCCACAAAATGTAAACCAGTCTAAAGATCATTCAATTGAAACCAAAGATCAACAGTCGATCACTTCTTCTATCGACGCTGATGGTGGCAAAGGGAGAGATTAtactttcatttcaattttattggaTAATGCTCACGAGACTGACATTTTGTGA
- the LOC124196737 gene encoding coiled-coil domain-containing protein AGAP005037-like isoform X4: MTTMPMLSHSNSLMDDDPGMMSEAETSATGFRRGSKQRATLPVVRTPSKTLERPLGLVFLQFRHETKRALLPNEITTLDTVRALFVRSFARQLSMEYFDSNNVHIYIHDPNQDMFYELEDLRDIRDRSILRLFETDELKQPFNFQSALPISLSQLSFLDDGEALLDANDLDQPLDRCNPRLMISSPLSSGTWDEMSYFSEPEFDSDYRPQHVHKAKTRTAKPMMGLANGRQSIPVPAAPVNHGSTVSLIQPPPNMPPRNLQGRSALHRSYSIAAEQTPSPLRIDRNAMSPVKVARDYATSVPSSDQSARWNEQQQHGAEVIHGFFPCSQQALPPQVPPRPPERSFHNYSNLSNLKPSYGASSSSLAIASNAVIGPALSRSPVFGNGFNDLRNSQSSVFQSGIADPALVDEQTRKRMEQVERKLASLTGLVQTALTSAVGVHVQLSDNDLDSDTNSSGLPLRIPPVEPVSVYKGDSDWIGSVETYTQLRLLQKNARELRSEMRSLRRLSQAQLSAVNEAVKDTIQIMKKTFLENSDVITNALCDNDSSNVETTLRNVHRQEDNYQKEMKQLEKDLSELETSVENLRSHVINKKTRVSMADVEQLATLLSRSSKSVDQLKTQFPVLEESIKGALTLQLDKQAEDNQFLTETPNKLENTIGRCKKLTSTLVTLRRLASVQEQRQPQTSEKSPTSKSYTTSVTVDTPSNVIRNPPQQGISWNEFAQQSDCNDAFTASLELYPTYRADVSEPGIVDATSRNDSRSFHQCGDQSQRTEPRSPNALDTLLDELKHYSETTNPDMGSPQIVTAKTGSGQRTQALQPTLAMQPILKPPVPTSTSYAESSVDGVVSSTCIGNPTSGRRRAPPPPPPRTSSRSPLASPLRTNHKFNPRPLPSLPATVENNHFTMPLVTTVTSVSPQSQTRSTSILSADSKVVKTNKGRLPVPTQTKEKLVESHDVLLRYKCASSANSSLSRRTSEADIDNMITTCGDSGVPLTLPGSPKRDTLESRHQELLKTQKHLQEQYDRLQRFHGTQIMPVPSVNEKLQFIVPPSPQFTVQVVSEAYATPEGQLHLQTDTDRCDSETSENKHLQNTENQAMINVVAIDNRTPQNVNQSKDHSIETKDQQSITSSIDADGGKGRDYTFISILLDNAHETDIL, translated from the exons ATGACGACGATGCCAATGCTGTCGCACAGCAATTCACTAATGGACGACGATCCGGGGATGATGTCGGAAGCCGAAACCTCGGCGACGGGATTTCGGCGCGGCTCAAAGCAACGGGCCACACTGCCGGTGGTCCGCACGCCCTCCAAGACTCTCGAGCGCCCATTAG GATTGGTTTTCTTACAATTCCGGCACGAGACGAAACGGGCCCTGCTGCCCAATGAAATCACGACGCTGGACACGGTCCGGGCTCTGTTCGTCCGCTCGTTCGCCCGCCAGCTGAGCATGGAGTATTTTGATTCCAACAACGTTCACATCTACATTCACGATCCTAATCAGGATATGTTTTACGAGCTAGAAGATCTCAG GGATATACGGGACAGGTCGATCCTGCGTCTCTTCGAGACGGACGAGCTGAAGCAGCCGTTCAACTTCCAGTCGGCCTTGCCCATTTCGCTGTCGCAGTTGTCCTTTCTCGACGACGGCGAGGCGCTGCTGGACGCCAACGACTTGGATCAGCCGCTGGATCGATGCAACCCGCGACTGATGATCAGCTCGCCGCTCTCATCGGGCACCTGGGACGAGATGTCTTACTTCAGCGAACCTGAATTCGACTCCGACTATCGACCCCAACACGTTCACAAAGCCAAG ACTAGGACGGCCAAACCCATGATGGGACTGGCCAACGGCCGCCAATCCATTCCGGTACCAGCAGCGCCTGTGAATCACGGCTCAACGGTGTCCCTCATCCAACCACCGCCCAACATGCCACCGAGAAATCTTCAG GGAAGATCTGCCTTACACCGGTCCTATTCCATTGCGGCGGAGCAGACGCCGTCGCCGCTCAGGATCGATCGCAACGCCATGTCACCTG TCAAAGTTGCCCGGGATTACGCAACTAGTGTTCCCAGCAGCGATCAATCGGCAAGATGgaacgagcagcagcagcacggagCCGAGGTAATCCACGGCTTTTTCCCGTGCTCGCAACAGGCGTTACCGCCTCAAGTGCCGCCGAGACCGCCTGAGCGCTCGTTTCACAATTACAGCAACTTATCGAACCTCAAACCCAGTTACGGAGCCTCATCCTCTTCACTGGCCATTGCAAG CAACGCAGTTATTGGTCCCGCGCTGAGCCGGTCGCCCGTGTTTGGCAACGGATTCAACGACCTTCGAAATTCGCAATCGTCAGTCTTCCAAAGCGGAATAGCTGATCCAGCTTTAGTCGACGAACAGACCAG GAAACGAATGGAGCAAGTTGAACGGAAATTAGCTAGCCTTACCGGTTTAGTGCAAACGGCATTAACCAGTGCCGTCGGAGTCCACGTTCAGCTGTCTGACAATGATTTAGATAGTGACACCAATAGCTCCGGACTTCCCTTGCGTATTCCGCCAGTCGAGCCAG TTTCGGTTTACAAAGGAGATTCAG ATTGGATCGGGAGCGTGGAAACGTACACTCAGTTACGCCTGCTGCAGAAAAACGCCAGAGAACTGCGGTCGGAAATGCGAAGCCTGCGCCGCTTGAGTCAGGCCCAACTCTCAGCCGTCAACGAAGCCGTCAAGGACACGATTCAGATCATGAAGAAAACCTTCTTGGAAAACAGTGACGTTATCACGAACGCGCTGTGCGATAACGATTCGTCCAACGTGGAGACAACGCTGAGGAATGTGCACCGACAGGAAGACAActaccaaaaagaaatgaagcaACTGGAGAAAGATCTTAG cGAATTGGAAACTTCGGTTGAGAACTTACGAAGTCACGTAATCAACAAGAAGACCCGAGTGAGCATGGCCGATGTGGAACAACTCGCCACTTTGCTCAGCCGATCCAG tAAATCCGTCGACCAATTGAAGACTCAATTTCCAGTCCTGGAAGAGTCCATCAAAGGTGCGCTTACTTTACAATTGGACAAACAAGCCGAAGACAATCA GTTTCTGACTGAGACGCCGAATAAGTTGGAGAATACCATTGGACGTTGCAAAAAGTTGACGAGTACTTTAGTCACTTTGAGAAG gTTGGCTTCGGTCCAAGAGCAACGACAACCACAAACTTCAGAAAAATCTCCCACATCTAAAAG CTACACCACGTCTGTGACAGTCGATACGCCTTCCAACGTAATCCGCAATCCCCCCCAACAG GGAATCTCGTGGAACGAATTCGCTCAGCAATCCGATTGCAACGATGCCTTTACTGCTTCACTCGAGTTATATCCAACCTATCGTGCCGACGTCTCTGAGCCTGGGATCGTCGACGCAACAAGTCGGAATGACTCCCGGTCCTTTCACCAGTGTGGTGATCAATCGCAACGAACAGAACCTCGATCTCCCAACGCACTCGACACTTTACTAGACGAACTGAAGCATTATTCGGAGACCACCAACCCT GACATGGGATCTCCACAAATTGTCACTGCCAAGACTGGATCTGGGCAAAGAACACAAGCACTTCAGCCAACACTTGCCATGCAACCCATTTTAAAACCCCCTGTACCTACGTCAACTTCCTATGCTGAATCTTCCGTTGACGGCGTCGTCTCCAGCACTTGCATTGGTAATCCGACGAGCGGTCGTCGAAGagctcctcctccacctccaccGCGAACATCTTCTCGATCACCTCTCGCCTCACCTCTTCGTACCAACCATAAGTTCAATCCTCGGCCGTTACCAAGTTTGCCTGCCACAGTGGAAAATAATCACTTTACAATGCCATTGGTCACGACGGTGACGTCGGTGTCGCCCCAGTCTCAAACGCGGAGCACTTCCATTCTATCAGCAGATTCAAAAGTCGTAAAGACTAATAAAGGTCGACTGCCCGTTCCAACtcaaaccaaagaaaaattggttgAGTCACACGACGTTCTTTTGCGCTATAAATGTGCGTCTTCAGCcaattcttctctttctaGACGAACCAGTGAAGCTGATATCGATAACA TGATAACTACTTGTGGTGATAGCGGTGTACCTTTAACGCTACCAGGCTCTCCGAAACGTGATACTCTGGAGTCGCGACATCAAGAACTTCTGAAAACCCAAAAACACCTTCAAGAACAATATGATCGATTACAGAGATTCCATGGCACCCAGATTATGCCTGTCCCATCTGTTAACGAAAAATTGCAATTTATAGTACCACCTTCACCACAATTTACTGTTCAAGTAGTTAGTGAAGCATATGCTACACCCGAGGGACAATTACATTTGCAGACGGATACGGATAGGTGTGATTCAGAAACAAGTGAAAACAAACATTTGCAAAATACTGAGAATCAAGCAATGATAAACGTTGTTGCAATCGATAATAGAACCCCACAAAATGTAAACCAGTCTAAAGATCATTCAATTGAAACCAAAGATCAACAGTCGATCACTTCTTCTATCGACGCTGATGGTGGCAAAGGGAGAGATTAtactttcatttcaattttattggaTAATGCTCACGAGACTGACATTTTGTGA